Proteins encoded in a region of the Oncorhynchus gorbuscha isolate QuinsamMale2020 ecotype Even-year linkage group LG16, OgorEven_v1.0, whole genome shotgun sequence genome:
- the LOC123999343 gene encoding growth arrest-specific protein 1-like, which yields MASFAGFIKWTGRSTLYLCCAFALFGCLCIASPTHGRRLICWQAIMKCHGEPDCHYAYDQYLYACAPVINGDRKKCPSHCISSLIQLNLTETGPSLEDCDCASDPVCRSTKRAIEPCLPRTSNMGCTEARRQCESDYQCSSAMRDYLFHCRKLFGGERCSDDCRRVIANMRNMPKAQQLDTCVCDGTERTICEYVKVSMKNFCFDSMDRYTGSGFSDSDSEDDYDDMEDYVYVENASDSPKSACRGVWTSTVATILVLMRLI from the coding sequence ATGGCAAGTTTTGCCGGGTTTATAAAGTGGACTGGGAGATCAACTTTGTATTTATGCTGTGCGTTTGCCCTGTTCGGTTGTCTTTGCATCGCGTCCCCCACTCATGGTCGTCGGCTCATCTGTTGGCAAGCCATTATGAAGTGTCATGGAGAGCCGGATTGTCACTACGCATATGACCAATACCTTTACGCCTGTGCGCCTGTTATCAACGGGGATAGGAAGAAGTGTCCCAGCCACTGCATCTCGTCCCTTATCCAGCTGAATCTAACTGAGACCGGCCCGTCTCTAGAGGACTGTGACTGCGCCTCGGACCCCGTCTGCCGGAGCACCAAACGCGCCATAGAGCCGTGCCTGCCTCGGACAAGCAACATGGGCTGCACCGAAGCCCGGCGGCAGTGCGAGAGCGATTACCAATGTAGCTCGGCAATGCGTGACTATTTGTTTCACTGCCGTAAACTTTTCGGAGGCGAGAGATGTTCAGACGATTGCAGGAGGGTGATAGCCAACATGCGCAATATGCCCAAAGCACAACAACTTGATACTTGTGTTTGTGATGGCACGGAGAGGACGATATGCGAGTACGTCAAAGTTAGTATGAAAAACTTTTGCTTTGACTCTATGGACAGATACACAGGCAGCGGGTTTTCTGATTCGGACTCTGAAGATGATTATGATGATATGGAGGATTATGTCTATGTGGAAAACGCTAGTGATTCACCTAAATCCGCCTGTCGGGGTGTATGGACTTCTACTGTGGCCACCATTTTGGTTCTAATGCGTCTTATCTGA